Below is a genomic region from Pseudomonas frederiksbergensis.
ATGGAGCGCATTCAGTTCGTCTTGCAACAGCTCAAGGTTCTTCTGAGTGCGCGCAACGCCGTGGCGCAGCTGCAGATTGAAATCGATGAGCTTGAGGTGGAACAGCGCTATCTGCAGCAATGGCAGCAGGATAACGGCGTACAGATAGCCAACCTGGACAAGTACAAGCTCTCCCCGCAAAAGACCACGGACCTGATGGCATACCTGACACATCTTGCCGGCGGTCGCGTCAGGATCAAGGACAGAATCGAGCTGCTGTTCAACTTCAGGATTCTGCGCACCCGGCCATTTGATAACTGGGAGAAGCGCAAGTCGGCTTTCTATGGCCTTCAGCTTCACTACTACGACAAGGCGTTGCAGGAAAAAAGAGCGGCACTGGCCAGCCATCAGCAAGCGTTGCACATGGGTAATTACCAGGCATTGCTGGATGAGCTGACGAGTGCTTCGATGAAGTGCCTGAAACAGCATCTGCATCAGCATGTACCCAACCCTGGAGCCTTTACGGCGGAAAATTACCGAGACCTGTTCGACGGGTTCTTGAAGCGTTATCCAATCATTTCAAGCAGTACGCATTCGATCATCAATTCGCTCAAACGCGGCACGGTGCTTGATTACGTGATCATCGACGAGGCCTCCCAACAAGACATCGTTCCGGGAGTTCTGGCGCTGGGTTGCGCGAAGAACCTGATCATCGTTGGCGATAGAAAACAGTTGGCGCACATTCCGGCAAAGCTGGACATGCCGGCGCCCAAGGACCATTACGATTGTGAGAAGCATAGCCTGCTCGATTCGTGCGTCAGTGTGTTCAATGGAGTAATCCCGACGACCTTGCTCAAAGAACACTATCGCTGCCACCCGCGAATCATTCAGTTCTGCAATCAGCAGTTCTACGACAACCAACTGGTTCCGATGACTCAGGACAGCGGAGAAAAACCGTTGTCGTTGCTCGTCACCGCCAAGGGCAATCACGCACGCGAGAATACCAACCAGCGCGAACTCGACTCGCTGTTGGCGATGTTTGAAGGGCAGGGTGAGAGTGTTTGGGAGGACGCGGGCGGCAGGGGGTTCATTGCACCTTACAAGGATCAGGTCGCGCTCTCGCGCAAGCTTCTACCGGCGGACTTCGTCAACGAGACCGTGCACAAATTCCAAGGGCGCGAGTGCGACGAGATCGTCTTTTCCACCGTACTGGACAAAAAAAGCAACGCTCAGGATCGACTGGATTTCGTCGATGATGCACGCATGGTCAATGTGGCGATATCGCGCGCCAAGCATCGTTTCACTCTGGTCACAGGAGACGACGTCTTCACGAAGAACAAAGGGCATATCGCGGCGCTGGTGCGCTACATCGAATACTACGCGGAGAAAGGACAGCTGCACCGCGCGCCGTTGATTTCGGCTTTCGATCTGCTCTACACGGAATACGACCAGTCGCTTGAACGGCTCAATACCCGATTGCGCAGAGAAGACTCCGAGTTCAAATCCGAGCAGATCGTGGCGCAGATACTGCGTGATACGCTGGATCAAGAGACGTGCCGGGGGCTCAAGTTCCAACCGCAGATCGAACTGAACCAGTTGGTTTCGACCAACAATACAAACCTGACGCCTCGTGAGCGCGAATTCATGAGGAACGCCGCCAGTTGTGATTTCGTGCTCTATTACAAAGTCGGGAAAACCCCGCTGGGGGTGATAGAGGTCGACGGCGGTAGCCATGACACGCCGGAGCAGGCGGAGCGTGATGCTTTGAAAGACAGCATCCTGAACAAGAGCGGTATCCCCTTGCTACGTTTGCGAACCGTCGAAAGTCTCAATGAGGAGCGGGTCGCTGCATTTGTGAGTCAGTGGGCAACCGGCGTTTCGATGGCGTAGTTTGGGCTGCAGGGGCGCCGTGAGGCGCCTTGGTGATAACAGACGGTCGTTCGATCGAGAGGATGGCCGCGACAATCCTTTACTTAATCTTTCTCAACCGCAGGTGTATCGTATTCGCCTTTTGCGGGCACAGGCCTGCCGCTGATACGTGAGGTTGTTGAGTTCATGTCCTTTACCCGTCGACAAATACTGGGTGGTCTGGCCGGTCTGGCAGTGGTGGGCGTCGGGGCCGGTGGTGCAACGCGTTACTGGCTGGGGAAAATGGCAGACGCCAATGCGGGTCACGATTATGAGTTGATTGCCGCGCCGCTGGATGTCGAGCTGGTGCCGGGGCACAAAACCGAGGCGTGGGCTTTTGGTCCGTCGGCACCGGGGACGGAACTGCGGGTACGCCAGGGCGAATGGCTGCGGGTGCGTTTCATCAACCACCTGCCGGTGCCCACCACCATTCACTGGCATGGCATCCGTTTGCCGCTGGAGATGGACGGCGTGCCGTACGTCTCGCAACTGCCGGTGCTGCCCGGCGAGTATTTCGACTACAAGTTTCGCGTGCCGGACGCAGGCAGCTACTGGTATCACCCGCATGTAAACAGCAGCCAAGAGCTGGGTCGCGGGCTGGTCGGGCCACTGATCGTCGAAGAACGCGAGCTCACCGGTTTCAACTACGAGCAGACGCTCAGCCTCAAGAGCTGGCACGTCGATGAAGAGGGCGCTTTCGTGCCGTTCAGCGTTCCTCGTGAAGCGGCGCGTGGTGGTACGGCCGGTCGTCTGGCGACCATCAATGGCGTGCCGCAGGCGGTGATCGAGTTACCGGCCGGGCAGATCACCCGGGTACGCCTGCTCAATCTCGATAATACGCTGACCTACCGGATCAACATTCCGGGCGTCGAAGCGCAGATCTATGCACTCGATGGCAACCCGATCGAGCCGCGTCCGCTGGGCAAGGAATACTGGCTGGGCCCCGGCATGCGCATTTGCCTGGCGATCAAGGCACCAAAGGCCGGTGAAGAATTGTCGCTGCGTAACGGGCCGGTGCGCATTGGCACGTTGCGCTCGGTGGCCAACACCGATGCGCCGAGCCAGTGGCCGCCAGCGCTGCCGCCCAACCCGATATCCGAGCCGGACCTGGCCAACGCCGAGAAGCTCAACTTCAATTTCGAGTGGGTCGGTTCGGTCTCGGTTAACGTCGATAATGGCAAGCCCCCGAGCCTCTGGCAGATCAACGGTAAGGCCTGGGACATCACTGACAAAACCTGCGCCGACCGCCCGATTGCTGCTCTGAAGAAAGGCAAAAGCTACATTTTCGAATTGAAGAACATGACTCAGTACCAGCACCCGGTTCACTTGCACGGCATGAGCTTCAAGGTCATTGCCTCGAACCGCAAAAAGATCATCCCGTACTTCACCGACACCTACCTGTTGGGCAAGAACGAGCGCGCTCATGTGGCGCTGGTGGCGGATAACCCGGGGGTGTGGATGTTCCACTGCCATGTGATCGACCATATGGAAACCGGCCTGATGGCCGCTATCGAGGTGGCCTGATGCGTCAGATACGCCCCGCGCAAATCATCGACCGTAGCCGCGATCAGGACTTCATGCGTGAGGCCCTGGCGCTGGCCGCGCAAGGTGCGGTCCTCGGCGAAGTGCCAGTGGGCGCGGTGCTGGTGCAGGACGGCGAAATCATTGGTCGCGGCTTCAA
It encodes:
- a CDS encoding AAA domain-containing protein translates to MVSIYVRGEDKTRQITDWEIKTANGDGLSLVCHFLSGKKFFSPLEDCKVVPTREVKGQLLRKKGSSVAAPFETAAIYGEKYAVIQYSAGRKKYAYKLGDIEFVTATQMKDEPVFRYFHSVANARIDHAEPEERPIAENVLRQVDAIIASADTALNAYCTGQNGRYEQTAGFIFPFGINESQLQAVEQAFTSQISLIEGPPGTGKTQTILNIVANILMRGKNVAVVSNNNSAVANVCEKLGKSGLDYLVATLGSRENREAFFANPRPRPSTEPDAAPSMERIQFVLQQLKVLLSARNAVAQLQIEIDELEVEQRYLQQWQQDNGVQIANLDKYKLSPQKTTDLMAYLTHLAGGRVRIKDRIELLFNFRILRTRPFDNWEKRKSAFYGLQLHYYDKALQEKRAALASHQQALHMGNYQALLDELTSASMKCLKQHLHQHVPNPGAFTAENYRDLFDGFLKRYPIISSSTHSIINSLKRGTVLDYVIIDEASQQDIVPGVLALGCAKNLIIVGDRKQLAHIPAKLDMPAPKDHYDCEKHSLLDSCVSVFNGVIPTTLLKEHYRCHPRIIQFCNQQFYDNQLVPMTQDSGEKPLSLLVTAKGNHARENTNQRELDSLLAMFEGQGESVWEDAGGRGFIAPYKDQVALSRKLLPADFVNETVHKFQGRECDEIVFSTVLDKKSNAQDRLDFVDDARMVNVAISRAKHRFTLVTGDDVFTKNKGHIAALVRYIEYYAEKGQLHRAPLISAFDLLYTEYDQSLERLNTRLRREDSEFKSEQIVAQILRDTLDQETCRGLKFQPQIELNQLVSTNNTNLTPREREFMRNAASCDFVLYYKVGKTPLGVIEVDGGSHDTPEQAERDALKDSILNKSGIPLLRLRTVESLNEERVAAFVSQWATGVSMA
- a CDS encoding multicopper oxidase family protein, which translates into the protein MSFTRRQILGGLAGLAVVGVGAGGATRYWLGKMADANAGHDYELIAAPLDVELVPGHKTEAWAFGPSAPGTELRVRQGEWLRVRFINHLPVPTTIHWHGIRLPLEMDGVPYVSQLPVLPGEYFDYKFRVPDAGSYWYHPHVNSSQELGRGLVGPLIVEERELTGFNYEQTLSLKSWHVDEEGAFVPFSVPREAARGGTAGRLATINGVPQAVIELPAGQITRVRLLNLDNTLTYRINIPGVEAQIYALDGNPIEPRPLGKEYWLGPGMRICLAIKAPKAGEELSLRNGPVRIGTLRSVANTDAPSQWPPALPPNPISEPDLANAEKLNFNFEWVGSVSVNVDNGKPPSLWQINGKAWDITDKTCADRPIAALKKGKSYIFELKNMTQYQHPVHLHGMSFKVIASNRKKIIPYFTDTYLLGKNERAHVALVADNPGVWMFHCHVIDHMETGLMAAIEVA